AAGTATGTACCCGAGTGTGGGCGGTATGTATCTGGTACACATTTGGCGGGTTTCTGTGCGTGCACACATGAATCCTCGTGCATACGCCGTGCAGCACTGCCCAGAAGTGGTTTGCCCGTGGACACGTGTGTGCAGACGCATGTGCAcatgccgtgtgtgtgtgtgttggtgcgAGGACTCTGCAGAGCGCAGCGGGGAGCTGGAGGCCGGTGGTGAGTGGGCACCTGTGCCCGTGCGTGGGTGGGAGGGCTGGCTTGGAAGCAGGGCTGTTTCCCACAGCAATGCGGACGGCACAACCCTGAGGGTGCCTCGCCCAGAAGGAGTCTGTTTCCTCAGTGGCGCCAAAAACCTGCCCTGCTGGTCCCTCGGGTGGTGAGGTGAGCGAGAGGGACAGGTGCACGTCCTCTGGACTCACAGCCCACACCCGAGCAGACGGGCCAGGCCAGCCTCCCCGCATGGACCCCAGAGACCTCCCTCTACTCGTTGCAGGGCTTTACTTCCCTGCCCTGACCAGCCTGCTGTCGCAGAAGGTGCGGGAGAGCGAGCGAGCCTTCACCTACAGCACCGTGGGCGCTGGCTCCCAGTTTGGGTAAGTCCTGGCCTCAGACGAGGCCCCAGAGAGGCCACCAGGTGAGCCCCTTGCTGGGTGACCCCTGGACCAGGTAGGAGATGAGTCAGGTGGGCCTGCAGGGCCACCAGGGGTGAGGTGGGTCCAATGGGCATCGTCTGGACTCCGCAGCCCGAGGCCGTGCTCTGCAGGTGCATAGTTCTGCCTTTCTGGGGTGGCTGCAGGTGACGAGGCTGGGACTTGGGGACGTGGGTTGGGGGAGTGGCCGCATCacttcatttcctttcatttgtgCTAACGAAGCCAGACGGTCTCCCCGCCTCCGTTgctccccctgcccctgccctgaaAGGAGAGTCTGCAAACCCGGAGCGTCCTGGCCAGGGTGGGCCTCTCAGCTGGCTCGAGGGCGACTTGTCCTCAACCACAGCGCAGGCAACCCTGTGCCCCTCAGTCTTCCTTCCCAGCGCCGCCCCGGGGGCAGCTCCAGACCCTCTAGTGATGCTGGCGGCCTGGGTGGGAGGTCTCCCAATGGTTGCAGCAGGGTGGACAGGCGCACGAGCTGACAGCGCCTCTCGGTGGCCGGGTGCAGACCGTCAAGTGACTGGGGTTCAGAGGGGTGGAGGCGGCTCCTGTGGGTGGAGGAGGCAGGCCGAGGGTGACAGAGTCATCAAATAAAAACAGACTGCCCAGAGGAATGGGAATTTCAGATAAACCAGAGGGGAGATCATTCTACTAAAGAAtgagttggccgggcgtggtggctcatgcctgtaatccaagcactttggaggccaaggagggtggatcacctgaggagcctgaccaacatggtgaaaccccgtctttaaaaaaaaaaattaaaaaaaaaaaagtgagtcctCACTGACCCAAAACCCGGGTTCACGGGGTGTCCTGTGCTTTATCTGCACTCAGGTGGGGTGCACAGAGCAGGTAGAGTACGggctgggaggggcaggaagaGTGCTGTCCCCAGCCAGCCCTGGCGCCCAAGCCTGAGCCTGGCTGCCAGGAGCTGTGCCCGCCCGCAGAGGCTCAGCAGGAGGAAGGAGGCCCCATCTGGATGCCAGGCCCCGCTCTgggtctctccctctcttcctctttttgccGTGATGGTAACTATTTCCCTGGTGCCATTGGAGCAGCAGACGGGGGCTGGGGCCAGCCAGGTTGCACCCAGCAGCTAGCCTGCGAGGGAACCTTTGGGACAATGAGATCGTGGGGACAGGGGATGGGGTTGCAGGATTTGGCCGTTGTGGGATTCTTGCATCTAGAAATGTTTTTGAAGTTTATCCTCAATGATGTTTGAAACACAACCACCGTGTACAGCGTCACCGTAGAATATTCTCAACGCTGTCTTCTCCCCGTTGCCATTTTTAGTTTAAAAGGATCCGTGTGACGAAGCCTAGGCCAGCCTGAAGGCCTGGAAGCAGGATATGAGGAGCTGCTTGAGCTCTGGGGCCGCCGCCCCTGACTGGGACACGCGTGGCTGATTCCAAATCTGCCCCAGCCTGTGTCCCCTGAATACCCGAAATCCTTCCCAAAataggctggggtgggggcttcGGAGCTGCTCTCTAAGGGCGATGAAAGCAGCCTTTTCCAGGGCTCAGCCTGCACCAGGGTGGGGTTTCTGAGAGGCCGGTCCTTGCCCGAGGGGGCCTGGCCATGCGCCCCTGTCTTTGCAGGACGCTGCTGACTGGGGCGGTGGGCTCCCTGCTCCTGGAATGGTACAGCTGGCAGAGCGTCTTCTATTTCTCTGGCAGCCTCACCCTACTTTGGGTGTGGTACGTGTACAGGTACCTGCTGAGTGAAAAAGGTAACGCAGGCCGGGCGGGCTCATCCTGGGTGGCCAGGCCGTCCAGTGCCTCCTCCCGCAGCGGCTGAGCAGCCTGGAGCAGGAGCCTGGAGAcggcagctttgacctcccagagaACCCACCAGACTCCAGCCCGAGGAAAGGCGCTCAGGTGCTGAGCTCTCGGCAGCTCTGCCACCAAATTCAGTCTGGAAGTTTCCATTTAGGGCTCAGGCAGACACCCAGGAagacctgctgggctcaggtcACGGGGGCGCAGGAGCAGCCAAGTCTGTGGGTGGCCCAAGGGGCTCCCCAAAGTCCCTGAACGTGGGGAGGTCATTCAGAACACGGTTCTCAAAGGTGACACTGCCCGTTTGGTGCCTGGTAGGGAAAGACACGGGAGGCTGGTGCCTGTGTGTAGCCTGGGGTGTGGGCGAGGCCTGCTGACCCCTCTGGAACTGGCCCCAAATCCCCAGTCCTTTGGGAACGGACAGCGCCTCCCGCCCTGCTAGCCATCACCTTGAAACCATTGCTCCCACAGACCTGGTCCCGGCCTTGGGTGTCCTGGCCCCAGGCCTGCTGGTGTCCAGGCACAGCAGAGTCCCCTGGAGACGGCTCTTCCGGAAGCCTGCTGTCTGGTGAGCCCCTCAGAGCAGTGGCAGGGCTGGTGACCATGGGGTGTGAGCCTGGCTGGACCCGACAGGCCCTGAGGCCCAGGGCTCAGAGGTGGGGCTCTGGCCCCCAGGGGAGAGGGGTGGGTCCCACAGGCTCCCCGGCCTTCGTGGCGCCAGAGTCACGGTCTGCTGCCCGGCCCCACAGGGCAGCCGTCTTCTCCCAGCTGTCTGCAGCCTGCTCCTTCTTTGTGCTCCTGTCCTGGCTGCCCACCTTCTTCAAGGAGACCTTCCCCGACGCCAAGGTAAGCCGAGCCAGGGGCTCCTGCGAGGTGGAGTGCCCAGAAGGCACGAGGCTTGAGCTGCACCGGGTACCACGGGTCCTCAGCCAACAGATGGGGGGGGACCCTCAGCTCCTCCCAGACTCTGACAGTCCTGGCACCGCCGGGCTCTTCCTCTGAGAGGACCCTGTCCGGGATCGGGGCAGGTGTCCGTGTTTGAGTCTGAAAATAATGTGGGTGCTCCAGGCCTTCCTGCTTCGGCTGCAGCCCTTCCAGCTCACAACGGTGACCTGCTGGCCTGCAGAGCCTGACTTCAGGGCCCACAGAGGCCGGTGTAGGAGCCGGGATGTGGACAGAGGGGTCACCTGTGGTCAGCATGGCTCCTCCTCCAAGGCTGTCCTGCTGTCCTCCCAGGCAATGGTCAAGACTCCAGAGCTGCACAAGcctggggtggggctggcccTGCTGGAGAGCTTTCCTGGGCAgtggcaggcacggtggctgtcCAGCCTGAGTATCCTCTTCCAGATGGCCCCTCTGAGGCCACGCTCCTTCCTGCAGGGCTGGATCTTCAACGTGGTGCCTTGGTTGGTGGCGATTCCTGCCAGTGTATTCAGCGGGTTTCTCTCTGATCATCTCATCAATCAGGGTGAGCCCCGGGGAGAGGATGGACTGGGGCCATACCCCGGGTTCACGGGACTTTTGAGGGGTCAGGGGTGCAGCCTCAGCACATGCAGAGCTGGGGCAGAGGGGCACTGCCCAGCTGGGCACTTCcttccaggctcagcctcctccCTAAAGGGTGAGGTTGGAGTGTGGTGAGAGGGTCTGGTCTCACGCCTGGGGCCAGATGCAGCCCTCGAGCCTCCGGGAAGGCGCCCGGTGGGTTCGGAGGTTTCAGGCGTCCTGGAGCCTTTGGAAGAGCGTCTGTCTTTGCTCCATGCGCTCCAGGCCAAGCTGGGCTGAGCCGAGGACGCTGTGCGTGTTCTTCCCTAGCACGGTGTCCTCA
This is a stretch of genomic DNA from Saimiri boliviensis isolate mSaiBol1 chromosome 9, mSaiBol1.pri, whole genome shotgun sequence. It encodes these proteins:
- the SLC17A9 gene encoding voltage-gated purine nucleotide uniporter SLC17A9 isoform X2, with translation MQPPQDEACRDKAGDTQWSRPECQAWTGTLLLGTCLLYCARASMPICTVSMSQDFGWNKKEAGIVLSSFFWGYCLTQVVGGHLGDRIGGEKVILLSASAWGSITAVTPLLAHLGSAHLAFMTFSRILMGLLQALPRSGLPVDTCVQTHVHMPCVCVLVRGLCRAQRGAGGRWALLPCPDQPAVAEGAGERASLHLQHRGRWLPVWDAADWGGGLPAPGMVQLAERLLFLWQPHPTLGVVRVQTWSRPWVSWPQACWCPGTAESPGDGSSGSLLSGQPSSPSCLQPAPSLCSCPGCPPSSRRPSPTPRAGSSTWCLGWWRFLPVYSAGFSLIISSIRVTEPSRCGSSCRAWALVSPASSLCAWATPQASVSL